Proteins encoded within one genomic window of Deltaproteobacteria bacterium:
- a CDS encoding HDOD domain-containing protein, translated as MEQVTEQQDSLEARVIKTLTLMDQDLPTIPVVLSQIMHMTASDDSSVRDLINVLNQDQALTARILRVANSAYYGLREKATTIERAVVILGFDMVRSLAVGASFIHYFSPKNQYENFDLNAFWAHTTAVGVFAEAIAQDLGGIDPGYAFTAGILHDIGKLVMLIYFEEEFSQVLARVAEHRLDFYEAETLDFGLNHASVGGTLLRHWHIPEVLAWAIEHHHQPLMAEKGLSLAVCVNLADFAARYIQIGSSGSPYLKPPSIELLKSTNLTAKDFKKILKRLTKKKDDVFKLISALD; from the coding sequence GTGGAACAGGTAACTGAACAACAGGATTCACTGGAAGCCCGGGTTATCAAGACCCTGACCTTGATGGATCAGGACTTGCCGACTATTCCGGTGGTCTTGAGCCAGATCATGCACATGACGGCCTCGGATGACTCCTCGGTCCGGGATTTAATCAATGTTCTGAATCAGGATCAGGCCCTAACGGCGCGCATCCTCAGGGTGGCGAACTCGGCTTATTACGGTCTCAGGGAAAAAGCCACGACCATTGAACGGGCGGTGGTGATCCTGGGTTTTGACATGGTCCGGAGTCTGGCCGTCGGCGCCTCCTTTATTCATTACTTCTCCCCTAAAAATCAGTATGAAAATTTTGACCTCAACGCCTTCTGGGCTCACACGACCGCGGTCGGCGTTTTTGCTGAAGCCATCGCGCAGGACCTGGGGGGGATTGACCCCGGCTATGCCTTTACGGCCGGGATACTTCACGATATCGGCAAGCTGGTTATGCTGATTTACTTCGAGGAGGAGTTCAGCCAGGTGCTCGCCCGGGTGGCCGAACACAGACTGGATTTCTACGAGGCCGAGACGCTCGACTTCGGTTTGAACCACGCCTCAGTGGGAGGGACATTACTGAGACACTGGCATATCCCGGAGGTGCTGGCCTGGGCCATTGAGCACCACCACCAGCCCCTCATGGCCGAAAAAGGCCTGTCCCTGGCGGTATGCGTCAATCTGGCCGACTTTGCAGCCAGATACATCCAGATCGGTTCCAGCGGCAGCCCCTACCTCAAGCCCCCGTCCATAGAATTGCTCAAAAGCACAAACCTGACAGCCAAGGACTTCAAAAAAATACTTAAGCGGCTGACCAAGAAAAAGGACGACGTCTTCAAGCTGATCAGCGCTCTGGACTAG
- a CDS encoding type II secretion system protein M yields the protein MRLNQREIAVISAGLVIILGLGVYFFLLAPLAARRDRLKAITSRLEKDLTEMRVLAAEYETLASRQARLRNRVETRGKDFAPFSYLETLARQAGLGGNIESMTPMASTVDEGAAMAEFEVRLAGIGLEELVRFLYSIETSDKVLFINNLRIRPRYLSPTELDVTLRVATPGSS from the coding sequence ATGAGGCTCAATCAGAGGGAAATCGCTGTCATCTCCGCCGGACTTGTCATCATCCTGGGCCTGGGAGTCTACTTTTTTCTTCTCGCCCCCCTGGCCGCACGGCGGGACCGGCTCAAGGCGATTACCAGCCGCCTGGAAAAGGACCTGACAGAGATGCGCGTCCTGGCGGCCGAGTATGAGACTCTGGCCAGCAGGCAGGCCCGGCTGCGGAACAGGGTCGAAACGCGGGGGAAAGACTTCGCTCCTTTCAGCTACCTGGAAACCCTGGCTCGGCAGGCCGGTTTAGGCGGAAACATCGAATCAATGACCCCGATGGCCTCGACCGTGGATGAAGGCGCGGCTATGGCCGAGTTCGAGGTCCGGCTGGCTGGCATCGGACTGGAAGAGCTGGTCCGCTTTTTGTATAGCATTGAAACCAGCGATAAGGTGCTCTTTATCAACAACCTCCGGATTCGGCCTCGTTACCTCTCCCCGACCGAACTCGACGTGACCCTGCGCGTGGCGACTCCAGGGTCCAGCTAA
- a CDS encoding GAF domain-containing protein: MLDQEFFKKFIKALTEIHGSLSVMRTSEAIVENAAQLFEAQGASLMLYDHGTKALKSSAACGLSQSYLDKGPLAADKSLGETLQREPVVILNATQDERIQYKEEAAQEGIKSIIGLPLQAGNMLVGALRLYFDQTNEPDLDRLAIFENLAKLAGQALKKSFYFSSFHAVLHSIHSMHSSQTLDEVLQNLVESAARGAYARGCVLWLLDNAGNTMMDVSGFGLSERYLNKGPISINRGLGEVETGQPVIICRVAEDDRIQYPDQAAEENIEAMCGFPVRIANRIVGALRFYFQFEFEPDEDDQTYMALLADQVGVALEKDQLVIQLKNESERRQGSIEHETDLPDEE, from the coding sequence ATGCTGGATCAGGAATTTTTTAAAAAATTTATCAAGGCGTTAACTGAAATTCACGGTTCGCTCAGCGTCATGAGGACCTCGGAGGCTATTGTTGAAAATGCGGCTCAGCTCTTCGAGGCCCAGGGGGCCAGCCTGATGCTGTATGATCATGGCACGAAAGCGTTAAAGAGTTCTGCCGCCTGCGGGCTGAGTCAGTCTTATCTGGATAAGGGTCCCCTGGCCGCGGACAAGAGTCTGGGAGAAACCTTGCAGCGGGAGCCGGTCGTCATCCTCAACGCCACCCAGGACGAACGGATACAGTATAAAGAGGAGGCCGCCCAGGAGGGAATCAAGAGTATCATCGGACTGCCTCTGCAGGCGGGGAACATGCTGGTTGGCGCCTTAAGGCTTTATTTCGATCAAACCAACGAGCCAGACCTGGATCGGCTGGCGATCTTTGAAAACCTGGCCAAGCTGGCCGGGCAGGCTCTGAAAAAAAGTTTCTATTTCTCCTCCTTTCACGCGGTTCTTCATTCAATTCACAGCATGCATTCCTCCCAGACCCTGGATGAGGTTCTCCAGAACCTTGTCGAAAGCGCCGCCAGAGGCGCTTATGCCAGGGGCTGCGTCTTATGGCTTCTTGACAATGCAGGCAACACCATGATGGACGTCAGCGGCTTTGGCCTGAGCGAGCGCTATCTGAATAAAGGTCCCATCTCTATCAACCGGGGTCTGGGGGAGGTCGAGACAGGCCAGCCGGTCATCATCTGCCGCGTAGCGGAAGACGATCGTATTCAGTATCCTGATCAGGCGGCGGAAGAAAATATCGAGGCCATGTGCGGGTTTCCGGTTCGGATAGCCAACCGTATCGTGGGCGCCTTGAGGTTTTACTTCCAGTTTGAATTCGAGCCTGATGAGGATGACCAGACTTATATGGCGCTCCTAGCCGATCAGGTCGGGGTGGCCCTGGAAAAGGATCAGCTCGTTATTCAGCTCAAGAACGAGTCCGAGCGCCGTCAGGGCTCGATCGAGCACGAGACCGATCTGCCAGACGAAGAATAA
- the pilM gene encoding pilus assembly protein PilM, protein MAFRLFSNILSPGEAVGLSLGAGAVRAVRLARTEAGFDLKDSTSVEFTAALPPHEVEIEAALLRVASLTGGERTRLVANVRARDSRLHFFDLPFDRADKVRQALPYIIEPLIMAPVEGLFFDYLPLTDKRRKGQPALAFAAEPEAVSSVIENLQAAGLNPNAVLPDSLGLVAAGQHFLQAEDRSRSWLLLDLGASQTGMVLFDQGRAIACRTTPYGGLDLTRKLAEAQNIDLSEAEASKRQTDLGDNKDSEPREILVRAWQPLLVEIERTLAASLAERRDQPPVLALAGGGANAPGLRQFLSGRLGLEVKLLNSEAGGAALPLGLTPELASAAGLAILGLSARSRPNLRQGELAPQQALSRYRASLAVMAGGLVLAGFFASGALLLDYRHQNQRYHAVKSEITRVFKEVSPETTRVVSPLAQLRQKVEQTRSGVTGLASEQRRVLGLILEVSRIARSREGLRILDLSLTPQNLELQGEGGSFEDIDRLKNELTRLPFFSEVTVGGARMDPVTRKLTFKLSLKRQTE, encoded by the coding sequence TTGGCTTTCAGGCTTTTTTCAAACATCTTAAGTCCGGGCGAGGCGGTCGGCCTCAGCCTGGGAGCCGGTGCAGTGCGGGCCGTGAGGCTGGCCAGGACCGAGGCGGGCTTTGACCTGAAGGATTCGACCTCGGTTGAGTTTACGGCCGCCCTCCCTCCCCATGAGGTCGAGATTGAAGCGGCCCTGCTGCGGGTCGCCAGCCTGACAGGAGGCGAAAGGACGCGGCTGGTGGCAAACGTCAGGGCCCGCGATTCCAGGCTGCATTTCTTTGATCTCCCTTTTGACCGCGCGGACAAGGTTCGCCAGGCCCTGCCTTACATCATCGAGCCGTTGATCATGGCCCCGGTCGAGGGCCTCTTTTTCGACTACCTGCCGTTGACGGACAAGAGGCGCAAAGGGCAGCCGGCCCTGGCCTTTGCCGCCGAACCCGAAGCGGTGTCTTCGGTCATAGAAAACTTGCAGGCGGCCGGGCTGAACCCGAACGCTGTCCTGCCTGACAGCCTGGGGCTCGTTGCGGCCGGGCAGCATTTCCTTCAGGCGGAAGACCGTTCCCGGTCCTGGCTCCTGCTGGACCTGGGAGCCAGTCAGACCGGCATGGTTTTATTCGATCAGGGTCGGGCCATCGCTTGCCGAACAACGCCTTACGGCGGTCTGGACCTGACTCGCAAGCTGGCCGAGGCCCAAAATATTGACTTGTCCGAGGCCGAAGCCTCGAAGCGCCAGACCGATCTGGGGGATAACAAGGACTCCGAACCCAGGGAGATTCTGGTGCGGGCCTGGCAGCCGCTCCTGGTTGAGATCGAGCGGACCCTTGCCGCCTCCTTGGCCGAGCGGCGCGATCAGCCGCCTGTTCTGGCCCTGGCGGGCGGCGGAGCCAATGCTCCCGGGCTGAGGCAATTCCTGAGCGGTCGGCTCGGTCTCGAGGTTAAGCTTTTAAATTCAGAGGCAGGCGGCGCGGCCTTGCCTCTGGGCCTGACCCCGGAACTTGCCTCTGCGGCGGGCCTGGCCATCCTGGGCCTGTCTGCCAGGTCCCGGCCCAACCTTCGTCAGGGAGAGCTGGCGCCGCAGCAGGCCCTGTCCCGTTACCGTGCTTCCCTGGCCGTCATGGCCGGCGGCCTGGTCCTGGCGGGCTTCTTCGCCTCGGGCGCCCTGCTGCTGGACTACCGCCATCAAAACCAGCGTTATCATGCGGTCAAGTCTGAAATTACCCGGGTTTTTAAGGAAGTTTCCCCTGAGACGACCCGGGTGGTCTCTCCCCTGGCTCAACTCCGCCAGAAGGTGGAACAGACCCGCTCCGGTGTCACCGGGCTTGCCTCTGAACAAAGGCGGGTTCTGGGCCTGATCCTGGAAGTTAGCCGTATCGCCCGGAGCCGAGAAGGCCTCCGCATCCTGGACCTCTCCCTGACCCCGCAGAACCTTGAACTGCAGGGAGAAGGCGGAAGTTTTGAGGATATTGACCGCCTGAAAAACGAGCTAACCCGCCTGCCTTTTTTCAGCGAGGTTACGGTGGGCGGGGCCCGGATGGACCCGGTCACTCGAAAGTTAACCTTTAAACTTTCCCTGAAAAGGCAAACCGAATGA
- a CDS encoding XTP/dITP diphosphatase, giving the protein MQEVTLVLATQNKNKIREISALLQDYPVRIMNLDDFGPKPAPVEDADTFEGNAFLKASHYACILGRPTLADDSGLMIEALGGAPGVHSARWAGEKATDAGKCALILEQMEGQTKRRASFVCALVLAVPAGPALTWTGRIDGELTTEPHGFNGFGYDPIFFYPPLKKTLAELSPAEKGRVSHRGRALAEFKSEFDKVLIWLDERLKEAGSPC; this is encoded by the coding sequence ATGCAAGAGGTCACCCTGGTCTTAGCCACCCAAAACAAGAACAAGATAAGGGAGATTTCGGCTCTTCTTCAAGACTATCCTGTCAGGATCATGAACCTGGACGATTTCGGCCCCAAGCCAGCTCCGGTGGAAGATGCCGACACCTTTGAAGGGAATGCCTTTCTCAAGGCCAGCCATTACGCCTGCATTCTTGGCCGCCCGACCCTGGCCGATGATTCCGGCCTTATGATCGAGGCGCTGGGCGGGGCGCCCGGGGTTCATTCGGCCCGCTGGGCGGGTGAAAAGGCAACGGACGCGGGAAAATGCGCCTTGATTCTTGAGCAGATGGAGGGTCAGACGAAGCGCCGGGCCTCATTCGTCTGCGCCCTGGTCCTGGCCGTGCCAGCCGGACCGGCTTTAACCTGGACCGGCCGCATTGACGGGGAATTGACCACCGAGCCGCACGGTTTCAATGGCTTTGGTTATGATCCCATTTTTTTCTATCCGCCGCTTAAAAAGACCCTGGCCGAGCTCAGCCCGGCTGAGAAAGGTCGGGTTAGCCACCGGGGCCGGGCTCTGGCTGAGTTCAAGTCCGAGTTTGACAAGGTTCTCATCTGGCTGGACGAACGTCTGAAGGAAGCCGGTTCTCCCTGCTGA